From one Sus scrofa isolate TJ Tabasco breed Duroc chromosome 9, Sscrofa11.1, whole genome shotgun sequence genomic stretch:
- the LOC100513809 gene encoding alpha-1,3-mannosyl-glycoprotein 4-beta-N-acetylglucosaminyltransferase C-like — MISNISTLFKPYIQANQLVVINTPLKSYLPLKDFKKNFNDTPAYVAFRSKQNMDYAFLMNFATNHSDYFLMIEDDVKCVPGFVTQIAATVSAWEKKPWVTLEFSQLGFIGKLFHTKDLPCFVHFLLLFYQEMPCYYLLTHFHELMQQTPIQFFPSLFQHMGNYSSFEGKFNSLKDREFEEDDFGSPSNPAASIYTSLKVANASVLMNAYSLDKNFFYTKSAEAGSHLTVVLDTPAKVFRVQVLTGSDLKEENQLKEGHIELGYDSTNRINDCDDYILLGLLVNGVLNKQVLSNESGKKVKCVRLLVTGTPPSGIIVRHINLWVK, encoded by the coding sequence ATGATCTCCAACATCTCAACCCTCTTTAAACCATATATCCAAGCCAACCAGCTAGTAGTGATCAATACTCCACTTAAAAGCTATCTTCCCTTGAAGGACTTTAAGAAAAACTTTAATGACACTCCTGCCTATGTAGCCTTCCGTTCCAAGCAGAACATGGATTATGCCTTCCTCATGAACTTTGCTACCAACCACTCCGACTATTTCCTGATGATTGAAGATGACGTGAAATGTGTCCCTGGATTTGTCACCCAGATAGCTGCCACAGTGTCTGCCTGGGAAAAAAAACCTTGGGTGACTCTGGAGTTCTCTCAGCTGGGCTTCATTGGAAAACTCTTTCACACTAAAGACCTCCcctgttttgttcatttccttctcctcttctacCAAGAAATGCCCTGTTACTACCTCCTCACCCATTTTCATGAACTTATGCAACAAACACCAATCCagttcttcccttccctcttccagcACATGGGTAATTATTCCTCCTTTGAGGGCAAATTCAATAGTCTCAAAGATAGAGAGTTTGAGGAAGATGACTTTGGCTCTCCCAGCAACCCTGCTGCATCCATCTACACTAGCCTGAAGGTTGCTAATGCCTCTGTTCTCATGAATGCCTATAGCTTGGATAAGAATTTCTTTTATACCAAGTCAGCTGAGGCTGGCAGTCACTTGACTGTGGTTTTGGACACACCTGCCAAAGTTTTCCGAGTTCAAGTGCTGACTGGCTCTgacctaaaagaagaaaatcagctTAAAGAGGGACATATTGAACTGGGCTATGATTCTACTAATAGGATCAATGACTGTGATGACTATATTCTACTGGGGCTACTAGTAAATGGTGTCCTGAATAAGCAGGTATTATCTAATGAGTCTGGGAAGAAGGTGAAATGTGTGAGATTGCTGGTGACAGGCACTCCACCCTCTGGGATAATAGTTAGGCACATCAACCTCTGGGTTAAATGA